Proteins from one Pseudoliparis swirei isolate HS2019 ecotype Mariana Trench chromosome 22, NWPU_hadal_v1, whole genome shotgun sequence genomic window:
- the l3mbtl1b gene encoding lethal(3)malignant brain tumor-like protein 4 isoform X4, translating to MTDTPPSDGPSKGAEFDMMGALDWKDGIATLPGSDIRFRMTEFGTLEIVTDLEVKGQKAEPETLDPAQSHTPTPPPESQLQTGKDTAPANQSEPGSSKGKGPGPVLLSLEEGPSTEGPSVEVGPSVEVGSSADGAQNGELSRCRACGGRVLRDALLQGKFCSSICAQPSSGRSSPGEARESQAVDGEKLGKRVRKKRKIYMDSGDEEEDNQEEPEEKAKTTKGRRGAKIAKLGTAPANKKRAWSWPSYLEEEKAIAAPVKLFKEHQSLPQSRNSFKVGMKLEGLDPSHPSLFCVLTVAEIQGYRVRLHFDGYQECYDFWANADSWDMKPAGWCEKNGHKLLLPKGCKDGEFNWSMYVKNCRGQLAPKHLFKSLNTSVTPSGFRAGMKLEAIDRKNPSLICVATIAAVVDNRLLIHFDNWDDTYDYWCDASSPYIHPVGYCEEAELTLTTPAGKTQTKTHVEYKQPKSFSWEKYLEETGTQAAPARAFKPRPPHGFQLGMKVEAVDKRNPMLIRVSTIADTEDHRLKIHFDGWSSEYDYWVETDYPDLHPAGWCLKTGHPLQYPNGSSDLVTAPGQGCPTPGCNGVGHIRGPRYGTHYTQVSCPYSEMNLNKEGLPPDRLSGERPLALSGPHPRGRRPDPQTNTTTQASSAADPPEGAEDSQNRKPLTMEAERLGRNTQPEPPGGASEQSHNGTRPKRTAPVPKYLKMHYVKEEIDDSQASADAISLQQALHESVFPPGLSASPPHRVALCWDKHCQLLPEVLGLTAKRVATWSAEEVATFVKGLPGCKEHAATFKTEQIDGEAFLLLTQADIVKILSIKLGPALKIYNSILMLKNADEE from the exons ATGACCGACACACCACCCAGTGATGGTCCCTCCAAGGGTGCTGAGTTTGATATGATGGGTGCTCTGGACTGGAAGGACGGTATTGCCACGCTGCCAGGCAGTGACATCAGG TTTCGCATGACAGAGTTCGGGACTCTTGAGATCGTCACAGACCTAGAGGTCAAAGGGCAGAAGGCAGAGCCTGAGACCTTGGACCCAGCTCAGTCGCACACTCCTACCCCTCCACCAGAGAGCCAATTGCAGACTGGCAAGGACACAgctccagccaatcagagtgaGCCAGGATCCTCTAAAGGTAAAG GCCCCGGTCCTGTGCTTCTGTCTTTAGAAGAGGGTCCTAGTACGGAGGGCCCTAGTGTGGAAGTTGGTCCCAGTGTTGAGGTTGGCTCTAGCGCAGACGGGGCCCAAAATGGAGAGTTGTCCAGGTGCCGGGCCTGTGGCGGCCGTGTTCTCCGAGACGCCCTCCTTCAGGGCAAATTCTGTAGCTCCATTTGTGCGCAGCCCTCCAGTGGCAGATCGTCCCCAGGGGAAGCGAGGGAGAGTCAAGCAGTGGATGGGGAGAAGCTGGGTAAGCGTGTGCGCAAAAAGAGGAAGATCTATATGGATtctggtgatgaagaggaagacaaccaagaggaaccagag GAAAAGGCCAAAACTACCAAAGGCAGGAGAGGTGCCAAAATTGCCAAACTGG GGACCGCCCCAGCCAATAAGAAACGGGCATGGAGCTGGCCTTCTTACTTAGAAGAAGAGAAGGCCATCGCTGCTCCGGTTAAACTATTCAAAGAG CACCAGTCACTTCCTCAAAGCAGGAACAGTTTTAAAGTGGGAATGAAGCTGGAGGGGCTGGACCCGTCTCACCCGTCCCTGTTCTGTGTACTCACTGTTGCAGAG ATACAAGGCTATAGGGTAAGGCTCCACTTTGACGGTTACCAAGAATGCTATGACTTCTGGGCCAACGCCGACTCGTGGGATATGAAACCAGCCGGCTGGTGTGAGAAGAATGGGCATAAGTTATTGTTGCCTAAAG GTTGTAAGGACGGAGAGTTTAACTGGAGCATGTATGTGAAGAACTGTCGGGGTCAGCTGGCCCCCAAACACCTTTTCAAGAGTCTCAACACA TCTGTTACTCCGTCTGGATTTAGAGCCGGGATGAAGCTGGAGGCGATTGACCGGAAGAACCCATCTTTGATCTGTGTAGCAAccattgctgctgttgttgacaACCGGCTGCTCATCCATTTTGACAACTGGGATGACACATATGATTATTG GTGTGACGCTAGCAGTCCATACATCCATCCTGTAGGATATTGTGAAGAGGCTGAGCTCACTCTGACCACTCCAGCTGGTAAGACCCAGACCAAGACACACGTGG AATATAAGCAACCCAAGAGCTTCTCGTGGGAGAAATACCTGGAAGAGACGGGCACACAGGCTGCTCCTGCCCGCGCTTTTAAACCG CGACCTCCACACGGCTTCCAGCTGGGGATGAAAGTGGAAGCTGTGGATAAGAGGAACCCCATGCTCATCCGTGTGTCAACAATAGCAGACACAGAGGACCACCGGCTAAAG ATTCATTTTGATGGCTGGAGCTCAGAATATGACTATTGGGTGGAGACCGACTACCCTGATTTACACCCTGCAGGGTGGTGTCTGAAAACCGGACACCCGCTACAATACCCTAacg gcTCCAGTGATTTAGTAACTGCCCCAGGACAAGGTTGTCCCACCCCAGGATGCAACGGGGTTGGCCATATTCGAGGACCTCGCTATGGGACCCACTACAC tcaggTGAGCTGTCCCTATTCGGAGATGAATCTGAACAAGGAGGGCTTGCCGCCGGACCGCCTCAGTGGAGAACGCCCTCTCGCCCTCAGTGGGCCTCATCCACGGGGGCGCCGCCCCGATCCTCAAACAAACACCACAACACAGGCCTCCTCAGCAGCGGACCCGCCGGAAGGAGCTGAAGACTCCCAGAACAG GAAACCGTTGACGATGGAGGCTGAGCGTTTAGGACGTAACACTCAGCCAGAGCCACCGGGTGGAGCCAGTGAGCAGAGCCACAACGGAACGAGGCCTAAACG GACTGCTCCAGTTCCCAAATACCTGAAAATGCACTACGTCAAAGAGGAGATTGATGACAGTCAAG CCTCTGCAGACGCCATCTCCCTCCAGCAGGCCCTCCACGAGTCTGTGTTTCCCCCCGGCCtctctgcctcccccccccaccgggTGGCTCTCTGCTGGGACAAACACTGCCAGCTGCTGCCCGAGGTCCTGGGGCTGACTGCCAAGAGAGTGGCCACTTGGAGCGCTGAGGAG GTGGCCACTTTTGTCAAAGGACTTCCAGGATGTAAAGAACATGCTGCTACGTTTAAAACGGAG CAAATCGACGGCGAGGCCTTCCTGCTGCTCACCCAGGCGGACATCGTCAAGATCCTGTCCATCAAGTTGGGACCGGCCCTGAAGATCTACAACTCCATCCTCATGTTGAAGAACGCGGATGAGGAGTAA
- the l3mbtl1b gene encoding lethal(3)malignant brain tumor-like protein 4 isoform X5, whose amino-acid sequence MTDTPPSDGPSKGAEFDMMGALDWKDGIATLPGSDIRFRMTEFGTLEIVTDLEVKGQKAEPETLDPAQSHTPTPPPESQLQTGKDTAPANQSEPGSSKGKGPGPVLLSLEEGPSTEGPSVEVGPSVEVGSSADGAQNGELSRCRACGGRVLRDALLQGKFCSSICAQPSSGRSSPGEARESQAVDGEKLGKRVRKKRKIYMDSGDEEEDNQEEPEEKAKTTKGRRGAKIAKLGTAPANKKRAWSWPSYLEEEKAIAAPVKLFKEHQSLPQSRNSFKVGMKLEGLDPSHPSLFCVLTVAEIQGYRVRLHFDGYQECYDFWANADSWDMKPAGWCEKNGHKLLLPKGCKDGEFNWSMYVKNCRGQLAPKHLFKSLNTSVTPSGFRAGMKLEAIDRKNPSLICVATIAAVVDNRLLIHFDNWDDTYDYWCDASSPYIHPVGYCEEAELTLTTPAGKTQTKTHVEYKQPKSFSWEKYLEETGTQAAPARAFKPRPPHGFQLGMKVEAVDKRNPMLIRVSTIADTEDHRLKIHFDGWSSEYDYWVETDYPDLHPAGWCLKTGHPLQYPNGSSDLVTAPGQGCPTPGCNGVGHIRGPRYGTHYTQVSCPYSEMNLNKEGLPPDRLSGERPLALSGPHPRGRRPDPQTNTTTQASSAADPPEGAEDSQNRKPLTMEAERLGRNTQPEPPGGASEQSHNGTRPKRTAPVPKYLKMHYVKEEIDDSQDAISLQQALHESVFPPGLSASPPHRVALCWDKHCQLLPEVLGLTAKRVATWSAEEVATFVKGLPGCKEHAATFKTEQIDGEAFLLLTQADIVKILSIKLGPALKIYNSILMLKNADEE is encoded by the exons ATGACCGACACACCACCCAGTGATGGTCCCTCCAAGGGTGCTGAGTTTGATATGATGGGTGCTCTGGACTGGAAGGACGGTATTGCCACGCTGCCAGGCAGTGACATCAGG TTTCGCATGACAGAGTTCGGGACTCTTGAGATCGTCACAGACCTAGAGGTCAAAGGGCAGAAGGCAGAGCCTGAGACCTTGGACCCAGCTCAGTCGCACACTCCTACCCCTCCACCAGAGAGCCAATTGCAGACTGGCAAGGACACAgctccagccaatcagagtgaGCCAGGATCCTCTAAAGGTAAAG GCCCCGGTCCTGTGCTTCTGTCTTTAGAAGAGGGTCCTAGTACGGAGGGCCCTAGTGTGGAAGTTGGTCCCAGTGTTGAGGTTGGCTCTAGCGCAGACGGGGCCCAAAATGGAGAGTTGTCCAGGTGCCGGGCCTGTGGCGGCCGTGTTCTCCGAGACGCCCTCCTTCAGGGCAAATTCTGTAGCTCCATTTGTGCGCAGCCCTCCAGTGGCAGATCGTCCCCAGGGGAAGCGAGGGAGAGTCAAGCAGTGGATGGGGAGAAGCTGGGTAAGCGTGTGCGCAAAAAGAGGAAGATCTATATGGATtctggtgatgaagaggaagacaaccaagaggaaccagag GAAAAGGCCAAAACTACCAAAGGCAGGAGAGGTGCCAAAATTGCCAAACTGG GGACCGCCCCAGCCAATAAGAAACGGGCATGGAGCTGGCCTTCTTACTTAGAAGAAGAGAAGGCCATCGCTGCTCCGGTTAAACTATTCAAAGAG CACCAGTCACTTCCTCAAAGCAGGAACAGTTTTAAAGTGGGAATGAAGCTGGAGGGGCTGGACCCGTCTCACCCGTCCCTGTTCTGTGTACTCACTGTTGCAGAG ATACAAGGCTATAGGGTAAGGCTCCACTTTGACGGTTACCAAGAATGCTATGACTTCTGGGCCAACGCCGACTCGTGGGATATGAAACCAGCCGGCTGGTGTGAGAAGAATGGGCATAAGTTATTGTTGCCTAAAG GTTGTAAGGACGGAGAGTTTAACTGGAGCATGTATGTGAAGAACTGTCGGGGTCAGCTGGCCCCCAAACACCTTTTCAAGAGTCTCAACACA TCTGTTACTCCGTCTGGATTTAGAGCCGGGATGAAGCTGGAGGCGATTGACCGGAAGAACCCATCTTTGATCTGTGTAGCAAccattgctgctgttgttgacaACCGGCTGCTCATCCATTTTGACAACTGGGATGACACATATGATTATTG GTGTGACGCTAGCAGTCCATACATCCATCCTGTAGGATATTGTGAAGAGGCTGAGCTCACTCTGACCACTCCAGCTGGTAAGACCCAGACCAAGACACACGTGG AATATAAGCAACCCAAGAGCTTCTCGTGGGAGAAATACCTGGAAGAGACGGGCACACAGGCTGCTCCTGCCCGCGCTTTTAAACCG CGACCTCCACACGGCTTCCAGCTGGGGATGAAAGTGGAAGCTGTGGATAAGAGGAACCCCATGCTCATCCGTGTGTCAACAATAGCAGACACAGAGGACCACCGGCTAAAG ATTCATTTTGATGGCTGGAGCTCAGAATATGACTATTGGGTGGAGACCGACTACCCTGATTTACACCCTGCAGGGTGGTGTCTGAAAACCGGACACCCGCTACAATACCCTAacg gcTCCAGTGATTTAGTAACTGCCCCAGGACAAGGTTGTCCCACCCCAGGATGCAACGGGGTTGGCCATATTCGAGGACCTCGCTATGGGACCCACTACAC tcaggTGAGCTGTCCCTATTCGGAGATGAATCTGAACAAGGAGGGCTTGCCGCCGGACCGCCTCAGTGGAGAACGCCCTCTCGCCCTCAGTGGGCCTCATCCACGGGGGCGCCGCCCCGATCCTCAAACAAACACCACAACACAGGCCTCCTCAGCAGCGGACCCGCCGGAAGGAGCTGAAGACTCCCAGAACAG GAAACCGTTGACGATGGAGGCTGAGCGTTTAGGACGTAACACTCAGCCAGAGCCACCGGGTGGAGCCAGTGAGCAGAGCCACAACGGAACGAGGCCTAAACG GACTGCTCCAGTTCCCAAATACCTGAAAATGCACTACGTCAAAGAGGAGATTGATGACAGTCAAG ACGCCATCTCCCTCCAGCAGGCCCTCCACGAGTCTGTGTTTCCCCCCGGCCtctctgcctcccccccccaccgggTGGCTCTCTGCTGGGACAAACACTGCCAGCTGCTGCCCGAGGTCCTGGGGCTGACTGCCAAGAGAGTGGCCACTTGGAGCGCTGAGGAG GTGGCCACTTTTGTCAAAGGACTTCCAGGATGTAAAGAACATGCTGCTACGTTTAAAACGGAG CAAATCGACGGCGAGGCCTTCCTGCTGCTCACCCAGGCGGACATCGTCAAGATCCTGTCCATCAAGTTGGGACCGGCCCTGAAGATCTACAACTCCATCCTCATGTTGAAGAACGCGGATGAGGAGTAA
- the l3mbtl1b gene encoding lethal(3)malignant brain tumor-like protein 4 isoform X2: MTDTPPSDGPSKGAEFDMMGALDWKDGIATLPGSDIRFRMTEFGTLEIVTDLEVKGQKAEPETLDPAQSHTPTPPPESQLQTGKDTAPANQSEPGSSKGPGPVLLSLEEGPSTEGPSVEVGPSVEVGSSADGAQNGELSRCRACGGRVLRDALLQGKFCSSICAQPSSGRSSPGEARESQAVDGEKLGKRVRKKRKIYMDSGDEEEDNQEEPEEKAKTTKGRRGAKIAKLGTAPANKKRAWSWPSYLEEEKAIAAPVKLFKEHQSLPQSRNSFKVGMKLEGLDPSHPSLFCVLTVAEIQGYRVRLHFDGYQECYDFWANADSWDMKPAGWCEKNGHKLLLPKGCKDGEFNWSMYVKNCRGQLAPKHLFKSLNTSVTPSGFRAGMKLEAIDRKNPSLICVATIAAVVDNRLLIHFDNWDDTYDYWCDASSPYIHPVGYCEEAELTLTTPAGKTQTKTHVEYKQPKSFSWEKYLEETGTQAAPARAFKPRPPHGFQLGMKVEAVDKRNPMLIRVSTIADTEDHRLKIHFDGWSSEYDYWVETDYPDLHPAGWCLKTGHPLQYPNGSSDLVTAPGQGCPTPGCNGVGHIRGPRYGTHYTQVSCPYSEMNLNKEGLPPDRLSGERPLALSGPHPRGRRPDPQTNTTTQASSAADPPEGAEDSQNRKPLTMEAERLGRNTQPEPPGGASEQSHNGTRPKRTAPVPKYLKMHYVKEEIDDSQGACESSADAISLQQALHESVFPPGLSASPPHRVALCWDKHCQLLPEVLGLTAKRVATWSAEEVATFVKGLPGCKEHAATFKTEQIDGEAFLLLTQADIVKILSIKLGPALKIYNSILMLKNADEE, encoded by the exons ATGACCGACACACCACCCAGTGATGGTCCCTCCAAGGGTGCTGAGTTTGATATGATGGGTGCTCTGGACTGGAAGGACGGTATTGCCACGCTGCCAGGCAGTGACATCAGG TTTCGCATGACAGAGTTCGGGACTCTTGAGATCGTCACAGACCTAGAGGTCAAAGGGCAGAAGGCAGAGCCTGAGACCTTGGACCCAGCTCAGTCGCACACTCCTACCCCTCCACCAGAGAGCCAATTGCAGACTGGCAAGGACACAgctccagccaatcagagtgaGCCAGGATCCTCTAAAG GCCCCGGTCCTGTGCTTCTGTCTTTAGAAGAGGGTCCTAGTACGGAGGGCCCTAGTGTGGAAGTTGGTCCCAGTGTTGAGGTTGGCTCTAGCGCAGACGGGGCCCAAAATGGAGAGTTGTCCAGGTGCCGGGCCTGTGGCGGCCGTGTTCTCCGAGACGCCCTCCTTCAGGGCAAATTCTGTAGCTCCATTTGTGCGCAGCCCTCCAGTGGCAGATCGTCCCCAGGGGAAGCGAGGGAGAGTCAAGCAGTGGATGGGGAGAAGCTGGGTAAGCGTGTGCGCAAAAAGAGGAAGATCTATATGGATtctggtgatgaagaggaagacaaccaagaggaaccagag GAAAAGGCCAAAACTACCAAAGGCAGGAGAGGTGCCAAAATTGCCAAACTGG GGACCGCCCCAGCCAATAAGAAACGGGCATGGAGCTGGCCTTCTTACTTAGAAGAAGAGAAGGCCATCGCTGCTCCGGTTAAACTATTCAAAGAG CACCAGTCACTTCCTCAAAGCAGGAACAGTTTTAAAGTGGGAATGAAGCTGGAGGGGCTGGACCCGTCTCACCCGTCCCTGTTCTGTGTACTCACTGTTGCAGAG ATACAAGGCTATAGGGTAAGGCTCCACTTTGACGGTTACCAAGAATGCTATGACTTCTGGGCCAACGCCGACTCGTGGGATATGAAACCAGCCGGCTGGTGTGAGAAGAATGGGCATAAGTTATTGTTGCCTAAAG GTTGTAAGGACGGAGAGTTTAACTGGAGCATGTATGTGAAGAACTGTCGGGGTCAGCTGGCCCCCAAACACCTTTTCAAGAGTCTCAACACA TCTGTTACTCCGTCTGGATTTAGAGCCGGGATGAAGCTGGAGGCGATTGACCGGAAGAACCCATCTTTGATCTGTGTAGCAAccattgctgctgttgttgacaACCGGCTGCTCATCCATTTTGACAACTGGGATGACACATATGATTATTG GTGTGACGCTAGCAGTCCATACATCCATCCTGTAGGATATTGTGAAGAGGCTGAGCTCACTCTGACCACTCCAGCTGGTAAGACCCAGACCAAGACACACGTGG AATATAAGCAACCCAAGAGCTTCTCGTGGGAGAAATACCTGGAAGAGACGGGCACACAGGCTGCTCCTGCCCGCGCTTTTAAACCG CGACCTCCACACGGCTTCCAGCTGGGGATGAAAGTGGAAGCTGTGGATAAGAGGAACCCCATGCTCATCCGTGTGTCAACAATAGCAGACACAGAGGACCACCGGCTAAAG ATTCATTTTGATGGCTGGAGCTCAGAATATGACTATTGGGTGGAGACCGACTACCCTGATTTACACCCTGCAGGGTGGTGTCTGAAAACCGGACACCCGCTACAATACCCTAacg gcTCCAGTGATTTAGTAACTGCCCCAGGACAAGGTTGTCCCACCCCAGGATGCAACGGGGTTGGCCATATTCGAGGACCTCGCTATGGGACCCACTACAC tcaggTGAGCTGTCCCTATTCGGAGATGAATCTGAACAAGGAGGGCTTGCCGCCGGACCGCCTCAGTGGAGAACGCCCTCTCGCCCTCAGTGGGCCTCATCCACGGGGGCGCCGCCCCGATCCTCAAACAAACACCACAACACAGGCCTCCTCAGCAGCGGACCCGCCGGAAGGAGCTGAAGACTCCCAGAACAG GAAACCGTTGACGATGGAGGCTGAGCGTTTAGGACGTAACACTCAGCCAGAGCCACCGGGTGGAGCCAGTGAGCAGAGCCACAACGGAACGAGGCCTAAACG GACTGCTCCAGTTCCCAAATACCTGAAAATGCACTACGTCAAAGAGGAGATTGATGACAGTCAAGGTGCGTGTGAAT CCTCTGCAGACGCCATCTCCCTCCAGCAGGCCCTCCACGAGTCTGTGTTTCCCCCCGGCCtctctgcctcccccccccaccgggTGGCTCTCTGCTGGGACAAACACTGCCAGCTGCTGCCCGAGGTCCTGGGGCTGACTGCCAAGAGAGTGGCCACTTGGAGCGCTGAGGAG GTGGCCACTTTTGTCAAAGGACTTCCAGGATGTAAAGAACATGCTGCTACGTTTAAAACGGAG CAAATCGACGGCGAGGCCTTCCTGCTGCTCACCCAGGCGGACATCGTCAAGATCCTGTCCATCAAGTTGGGACCGGCCCTGAAGATCTACAACTCCATCCTCATGTTGAAGAACGCGGATGAGGAGTAA
- the l3mbtl1b gene encoding lethal(3)malignant brain tumor-like protein 4 isoform X3 produces MTDTPPSDGPSKGAEFDMMGALDWKDGIATLPGSDIRFRMTEFGTLEIVTDLEVKGQKAEPETLDPAQSHTPTPPPESQLQTGKDTAPANQSEPGSSKGKGPGPVLLSLEEGPSTEGPSVEVGPSVEVGSSADGAQNGELSRCRACGGRVLRDALLQGKFCSSICAQPSSGRSSPGEARESQAVDGEKLGKRVRKKRKIYMDSGDEEEDNQEEPEEKAKTTKGRRGAKIAKLGTAPANKKRAWSWPSYLEEEKAIAAPVKLFKEHQSLPQSRNSFKVGMKLEGLDPSHPSLFCVLTVAEIQGYRVRLHFDGYQECYDFWANADSWDMKPAGWCEKNGHKLLLPKGCKDGEFNWSMYVKNCRGQLAPKHLFKSLNTSVTPSGFRAGMKLEAIDRKNPSLICVATIAAVVDNRLLIHFDNWDDTYDYWCDASSPYIHPVGYCEEAELTLTTPAGKTQTKTHVEYKQPKSFSWEKYLEETGTQAAPARAFKPRPPHGFQLGMKVEAVDKRNPMLIRVSTIADTEDHRLKIHFDGWSSEYDYWVETDYPDLHPAGWCLKTGHPLQYPNGSSDLVTAPGQGCPTPGCNGVGHIRGPRYGTHYTQVSCPYSEMNLNKEGLPPDRLSGERPLALSGPHPRGRRPDPQTNTTTQASSAADPPEGAEDSQNRKPLTMEAERLGRNTQPEPPGGASEQSHNGTRPKRTAPVPKYLKMHYVKEEIDDSQGACEYAISLQQALHESVFPPGLSASPPHRVALCWDKHCQLLPEVLGLTAKRVATWSAEEVATFVKGLPGCKEHAATFKTEQIDGEAFLLLTQADIVKILSIKLGPALKIYNSILMLKNADEE; encoded by the exons ATGACCGACACACCACCCAGTGATGGTCCCTCCAAGGGTGCTGAGTTTGATATGATGGGTGCTCTGGACTGGAAGGACGGTATTGCCACGCTGCCAGGCAGTGACATCAGG TTTCGCATGACAGAGTTCGGGACTCTTGAGATCGTCACAGACCTAGAGGTCAAAGGGCAGAAGGCAGAGCCTGAGACCTTGGACCCAGCTCAGTCGCACACTCCTACCCCTCCACCAGAGAGCCAATTGCAGACTGGCAAGGACACAgctccagccaatcagagtgaGCCAGGATCCTCTAAAGGTAAAG GCCCCGGTCCTGTGCTTCTGTCTTTAGAAGAGGGTCCTAGTACGGAGGGCCCTAGTGTGGAAGTTGGTCCCAGTGTTGAGGTTGGCTCTAGCGCAGACGGGGCCCAAAATGGAGAGTTGTCCAGGTGCCGGGCCTGTGGCGGCCGTGTTCTCCGAGACGCCCTCCTTCAGGGCAAATTCTGTAGCTCCATTTGTGCGCAGCCCTCCAGTGGCAGATCGTCCCCAGGGGAAGCGAGGGAGAGTCAAGCAGTGGATGGGGAGAAGCTGGGTAAGCGTGTGCGCAAAAAGAGGAAGATCTATATGGATtctggtgatgaagaggaagacaaccaagaggaaccagag GAAAAGGCCAAAACTACCAAAGGCAGGAGAGGTGCCAAAATTGCCAAACTGG GGACCGCCCCAGCCAATAAGAAACGGGCATGGAGCTGGCCTTCTTACTTAGAAGAAGAGAAGGCCATCGCTGCTCCGGTTAAACTATTCAAAGAG CACCAGTCACTTCCTCAAAGCAGGAACAGTTTTAAAGTGGGAATGAAGCTGGAGGGGCTGGACCCGTCTCACCCGTCCCTGTTCTGTGTACTCACTGTTGCAGAG ATACAAGGCTATAGGGTAAGGCTCCACTTTGACGGTTACCAAGAATGCTATGACTTCTGGGCCAACGCCGACTCGTGGGATATGAAACCAGCCGGCTGGTGTGAGAAGAATGGGCATAAGTTATTGTTGCCTAAAG GTTGTAAGGACGGAGAGTTTAACTGGAGCATGTATGTGAAGAACTGTCGGGGTCAGCTGGCCCCCAAACACCTTTTCAAGAGTCTCAACACA TCTGTTACTCCGTCTGGATTTAGAGCCGGGATGAAGCTGGAGGCGATTGACCGGAAGAACCCATCTTTGATCTGTGTAGCAAccattgctgctgttgttgacaACCGGCTGCTCATCCATTTTGACAACTGGGATGACACATATGATTATTG GTGTGACGCTAGCAGTCCATACATCCATCCTGTAGGATATTGTGAAGAGGCTGAGCTCACTCTGACCACTCCAGCTGGTAAGACCCAGACCAAGACACACGTGG AATATAAGCAACCCAAGAGCTTCTCGTGGGAGAAATACCTGGAAGAGACGGGCACACAGGCTGCTCCTGCCCGCGCTTTTAAACCG CGACCTCCACACGGCTTCCAGCTGGGGATGAAAGTGGAAGCTGTGGATAAGAGGAACCCCATGCTCATCCGTGTGTCAACAATAGCAGACACAGAGGACCACCGGCTAAAG ATTCATTTTGATGGCTGGAGCTCAGAATATGACTATTGGGTGGAGACCGACTACCCTGATTTACACCCTGCAGGGTGGTGTCTGAAAACCGGACACCCGCTACAATACCCTAacg gcTCCAGTGATTTAGTAACTGCCCCAGGACAAGGTTGTCCCACCCCAGGATGCAACGGGGTTGGCCATATTCGAGGACCTCGCTATGGGACCCACTACAC tcaggTGAGCTGTCCCTATTCGGAGATGAATCTGAACAAGGAGGGCTTGCCGCCGGACCGCCTCAGTGGAGAACGCCCTCTCGCCCTCAGTGGGCCTCATCCACGGGGGCGCCGCCCCGATCCTCAAACAAACACCACAACACAGGCCTCCTCAGCAGCGGACCCGCCGGAAGGAGCTGAAGACTCCCAGAACAG GAAACCGTTGACGATGGAGGCTGAGCGTTTAGGACGTAACACTCAGCCAGAGCCACCGGGTGGAGCCAGTGAGCAGAGCCACAACGGAACGAGGCCTAAACG GACTGCTCCAGTTCCCAAATACCTGAAAATGCACTACGTCAAAGAGGAGATTGATGACAGTCAAGGTGCGTGTGAAT ACGCCATCTCCCTCCAGCAGGCCCTCCACGAGTCTGTGTTTCCCCCCGGCCtctctgcctcccccccccaccgggTGGCTCTCTGCTGGGACAAACACTGCCAGCTGCTGCCCGAGGTCCTGGGGCTGACTGCCAAGAGAGTGGCCACTTGGAGCGCTGAGGAG GTGGCCACTTTTGTCAAAGGACTTCCAGGATGTAAAGAACATGCTGCTACGTTTAAAACGGAG CAAATCGACGGCGAGGCCTTCCTGCTGCTCACCCAGGCGGACATCGTCAAGATCCTGTCCATCAAGTTGGGACCGGCCCTGAAGATCTACAACTCCATCCTCATGTTGAAGAACGCGGATGAGGAGTAA